ccacaacaacaactttgGCGTACAGAAATAAAAGCAAACTCTTATGACCACTATACACTCTTTTTCTGTTCTTTGTCTTTTCAAGATTATACCAAGAGATCTGAATTCAGTTTAaatattcttcaaaatctATTCCAAGGAGGGGATTACTACTAAagtttattcaaatttaacTATCGTTCAAATAAtaactttttttcaaaattcatCCCTAAAAGAAATCTGAATACACAAATAAGGATAAAAGGAACTAAAGAAACAACTCTggagtaaaaaaaaaaagaagagaaattttagaaaaaaaaaatagaataaagCAAACTGAAATCCACAACAGTGATATcttttaaagaaaatttttgaaattataaacCACATTAATCTTCTAATctattataaatatttaagAGAAATCAATATTCTTATTCGTCATTACACTTAAGAGGGTAACACAGCAATATCGTCAAAACAGATAGATCACATTATTGAATACTTGTACTAAACAACTACATACATCGCAAATATGGGTTTCCTAACGAATTTCACAAACTTCAAGACCATCGTGGCAAgtataaaaaaatacatGCGATTTATTGGACCGGGGCTAATGGTGAGTGTGGCATATATGGATCCCGGGAATTATTCAACTGCCGTAGCAGCTGGCTCTGCTTATAAGtacaatttattatttctgaTTCTATTGTCCAACTGTTTAGCTATTTTCCTACAAATATTAGCTGCCAAATTGGGTGCTGTGACGGGGTTGGATTTAGCAGCAAATTGTAAAGCTCATTTTGGTTATAAAACAAACTTGATACTTTATGCCCTTACTGAAATAGCTATCATAGCAACAGATTTAGCCGAAGTGGTGGGGACGGCTATTGcattaaatattttatttcatttacCGTTATTTGTCGGTGTGATAGTCACAGTTATTGATGTGCTCATTGTACTAATGGCATACCGTCCAAGAGGTCCACTTTTGTTCATACGGATCTTTGAATCATTTGTATCGGTATTGGTAGCAGCTACCGTTGTATGCTTTGGGATTGAATTGTATCAAGTGAGTCATGATTCATCAATACATTTTTCTGTAGCAGAGGTTATGAAAGGTTTCTTACCAAATGAAGATGTAGTTGATATGTCTGATAGAGAAGGCGGTAATGGTTTATTTTTAAGTTTGGCCATTTTGGGTGCAACAGTGATGCCACATTCGTTGTATCTTGGTTCTGGGTTAGTTCAAGCAAGATTGAAAGATTATGATATAAAAAATGGATTCCACAAGCCGTGGGGTAAGCACTCTATAGAAGAACCTATACAAGAAGATATTACAGTTCATGAAGAGGATGATAATTTAACACCGATAGCGACACCTTTAATACAACACCAGGAACAACCaggttttgaaaaagatgatgaaaGCACATTTGATggagatgatgaagaagacgaTCATTACAGGCCCTCAATCCATGCCATCAAGGATACTATGAGTTACACCATTGTTGAATTGGTGATATCATTATTCACAGTAGCCCTTTTTGTTAATGCTGctattttgattgttgcCGGTGCCACATTAAGAAGTGGCGATTCAAAATTTGCTCGAGATGATGACAACGGACACGAGTCAGATTCTGATTCCGATGACGATTATCAAAATGCCGACTTATTCACtatttatcatttattgTCCAAGCATTTGTCACCAACTGCTGGATTTGTATTTGCATTAGCATTATTGTGTTCTGGTCAAAGTGCAGGGGTTGTTTGTACTTTAGCTGGTCAAATGGTGTCTGAAGGGTTTTTATCATGGAGTTTACCACCAGTTACCAGAAGATTGATTACAAGAGCTTTAGCTATTGCTCCTTgtcttcttgttgttagTTTTTCTGGTAGAGAAGGATTGGCTAAGATTTTGAATGCTAGTCAGGTGGTGttgtcaattttattaCCAGTGGTAAGTGCTCCACTTATTTGGTTCACTTGCAACAAACATACCATGAGAGTTCCTATTTTTGTCAGAGATGGCGATGAAGAGATTGATATGGAATATGATGGAGAACAGTCGACCCTGGTTGCCACCTCAAGGTTCAAAAGTTCAGAGCCAGCAATAAGGTTACAAAATTTACGTAATTCACATCCTTGTGCTAATTGGGAAGACGACGACGATgaacaattacaacaactCCATTTGCAAAATGAAGAGAATAGATTGTTGATTGGTGAAAATACCACTAATTTGGTTTATTCACTGCCACCAACATCGAATTTAATGTCTCGCTCAAACTCGGTTTCTGCCACTAATGGTGTACCAGATAGTCTGTCGTCGTCTTCTTCCACTACCATTGCTGCACAACTTCCATTAGAAGTATATGAAGATCTTAATCAAGATATTTTTCGAATCAAGGGATATAAAGACTTCA
This genomic stretch from Candida albicans SC5314 chromosome 1, complete sequence harbors:
- a CDS encoding divalent metal ion transporter (Ortholog(s) have inorganic cation transmembrane transporter activity and role in cellular cobalt ion homeostasis, cellular manganese ion homeostasis, cobalt ion transport, manganese ion transport) produces the protein MRFIGPGLMVSVAYMDPGNYSTAVAAGSAYKYNLLFSILLSNCLAIFLQILAAKLGAVTGLDLAANCKAHFGYKTNLILYALTEIAIIATDLAEVVGTAIALNILFHLPLFVGVIVTVIDVLIVLMAYRPRGPLLFIRIFESFVSVLVAATVVCFGIELYQVSHDSSIHFSVAEVMKGFLPNEDVVDMSDREGGNGLFLSLAILGATVMPHSLYLGSGLVQARLKDYDIKNGFHKPWGKHSIEEPIQEDITVHEEDDNLTPIATPLIQHQEQPGFEKDDESTFDGDDEEDDHYRPSIHAIKDTMSYTIVELVISLFTVALFVNAAILIVAGATLRSGDSKFARDDDNGHESDSDSDDDYQNADLFTIYHLLSKHLSPTAGFVFALALLCSGQSAGVVCTLAGQMVSEGFLSWSLPPVTRRLITRALAIAPCLLVVSFSGREGLAKILNASQVVLSILLPVVSAPLIWFTCNKHTMRVPIFVRDGDEEIDMEYDGEQSTSVATSRFKSSEPAIRLQNLRNSHPCANWEDDDDEQLQQLHLQNEENRLLIGENTTNLVYSSPPTSNLMSRSNSVSATNGVPDSSSSSSSTTIAAQLPLEVYEDLNQDIFRIKGYKDFSNSLATSFVAVLVWVFVASLNLYLIGSMLLGYDVPL